The Salvia miltiorrhiza cultivar Shanhuang (shh) chromosome 1, IMPLAD_Smil_shh, whole genome shotgun sequence genome has a window encoding:
- the LOC131005634 gene encoding dirigent protein 22-like, producing the protein MAKVISLMFLSLLISMLSAIHAENSGNSLPFLKTKVIGAHLKLTQLHFYVQDIAGGANHTVYEVAQASITANSASRFGQVKVMDHLITAEPDQGSAVVGRVQGLITSSDLGVMGFATNLNFYFTVGKYNGSTISIVGRNEIGQAMRELPVVGGTGLFRFATGYSVSSTYSYDAATSHTVIEYTFYVKSASARLKNIEQELV; encoded by the coding sequence ATGGCAAAAGTTATATCTTTGatgtttctctctctcctcatatCCATGCTAAGTGCTATTCATGCCGAAAATTCCGGCAATTCATTGCCATTTTTGAAAACCAAAGTCATCGGAGCACACCTAAAGCTGACGCAGCTGCACTTCTACGTCCAAGACATCGCCGGTGGGGCGAACCACACGGTGTACGAGGTTGCCCAGGCCTCGATAACCGCGAACTCCGCCTCGAGATTCGGTCAGGTCAAGGTGATGGACCACCTGATCACGGCCGAGCCTGACCAGGGGTCGGCCGTGGTCGGGCGAGTGCAGGGGCTCATAACCTCCTCGGATTTGGGGGTTATGGGCTTCGCCACCAACCTCAACTTCTACTTCACCGTGGGAAAGTATAACGGGAGCACCATCAGCATCGTGGGGCGGAATGAGATCGGTCAGGCGATGCGGGAGCTGCCCGTGGTCGGTGGGACCGGCCTCTTCCGCTTCGCCACCGGGTATTCTGTAAGCTCGACTTACTCTTACGATGCGGCGACTAGCCATACGGTTATCGAGTACACGTTTTATGTGAAATCGGCTAGCGCGAGGTTGAAGAATATTGAACAAGAGCTTGTGTAa
- the LOC131012414 gene encoding dirigent protein 21-like, with the protein MKNPTIGILLTITCLLIATATATAAAANETAWLQTFCRGNKFTTKLHFYVHDIRAGPNATLFTVANASITAASPTGFGRVNVFDDRITVSPDIASEEVGRAQGTTASVDLAVTAFSMNLNFFLTSGKFNGSTVTVVGRNQFADAQRELSVAGGAGAFREARGYAITSSYSFEAATNYSVIEYTVYVKTSRKCS; encoded by the coding sequence atgaagaaCCCAACAATTGGAATTCTCTTAACAATAACCTGCCTGCTCatcgccaccgccaccgccaccgccgccgcggcCAACGAAACCGCATGGCTCCAAACCTTCTGCCGAGGAaacaaattcacaaccaagctTCATTTCTACGTTCACGACATACGAGCCGGCCCTAACGCCACCTTGTTTACCGTCGCTAACGCCTCCATCACCGCCGCTTCCCCCACCGGCTTCGGCCGCGTCAACGTCTTCGACGACCGCATCACGGTGTCGCCGGACATCGCCTCCGAGGAGGTGGGCAGAGCGCAGGGGACCACCGCTTCTGTGGACCTCGCTGTCACGGCATTCTCCATGAATCTCAACTTCTTCTTGACGTCGGGAAAGTTCAACGGCAGCACCGTCACTGTTGTCGGCCGGAACCAGTTCGCCGACGCACAGCGGGAGCTGTCCGTCGCCGGCGGCGCCGGGGCTTTCCGGGAAGCTCGCGGATATGCGATTACTAGCAGTTACTCTTTTGAGGCCGCCACGAATTACAGCGTGATCGAATACACGGTTTATGTGAAGACTTCTAGAAAATGTTCTTGA
- the LOC131012402 gene encoding dirigent protein 22-like, which translates to MKNPTIVLLLIICGMLFSSAAAGPTGTWSNTVRRGRKQTTTLHFYVHDVRGGPNATLFAVASAPITANSPTRFGQINVFDDLATAQPDINSPEVARVQGTTTSADLRVRAIAMNVNFFITAGEFNGSAVSVIGRNAVTEDERELSVAGGTKAFRNARGYAITKSYSNDPATNYSVIEYTIYVTTRV; encoded by the coding sequence ATGAAGAATCCAACAATAGTTCTTCTATTGATAATTTGTGGCATGTTATTCTCCTCCGCGGCCGCGGGCCCCACCGGAACATGGTCCAACACCGTCCGCCGAGGAAGGAAGCAGACAACGACGCTTCATTTCTACGTGCATGACGTCCGAGGTGGTCCGAACGCCACCTTGTTCGCCGTCGCTAGCGCTCCCATCACCGCGAATTCTCCGACGAGGTTCGGCCAAATCAATGTCTTCGACGACCTCGCCACGGCTCAGCCGGACATCAACTCGCCGGAGGTGGCTAGGGTGCAAGGAACCACCACCTCCGCGGACCTCCGGGTTCGGGCGATCGCCATGAACGTCAATTTCTTCATAACGGCGGGAGAGTTCAACGGCAGCGCCGTCAGCGTCATTGGCCGGAATGCGGTGACGGAGGATGAACGCGAGCTGTCGGTGGCCGGCGGCACCAAGGCTTTCAGGAATGCTCGTGGATATGCGATCACCAAGTCTTATTCCAATGATCCGGCCACGAATTATAGTGTCATTGAATACACGATTTATGTGACAACTAGAGTTTGA
- the LOC131012422 gene encoding dirigent protein 21-like yields the protein MENPKIALLLAIACLLTATATATAAGAGETSWIQTFCRGNKSTTKLHFYVHDVRAGPNATLFNVANSSITATSPTAFGRVNVFDDSVTVAPDITSEEVARAQGTTTSMDLNVQAYSMNLNFFLTSGEFNGSTVTVIGRNQFADEERELSVATGSKAFRDARGYAITKTVSFEEATNYSVLEYTIYVKTSKRCSYVASASS from the coding sequence ATGGAGAACCCTAAAATTGCTCTTCTCTTAGCAATCGCCTGCCTTCTCACCGCCActgccaccgccaccgccgccggcgCCGGTGAAACCTCATGGATCCAAACCTTCTGCCGAGGAAACAAATCCACAACCAAGCTCCATTTCTACGTCCACGACGTACGAGCCGGCCCTAACGCCACGTTGTTCAACGTCGCCAATTCCTCCATCACCGCCACTTCCCCCACCGCCTTCGGCCGGGTCAACGTCTTCGACGACAGCGTCACGGTGGCGCCGGACATCACCTCCGAGGAGGTCGCCCGAGCTCAGGGGACCACCACTTCCATGGACCTTAACGTCCAGGCATACTCCATGAACCTCAACTTTTTCTTGACGTCGGGAGAGTTCAACGGCAGCACCGTCACCGTCATCGGCCGGAACCAGTTCGCCGACGAGGAACGCGAGCTGTCGGTGGCCACCGGCTCCAAGGCCTTCCGGGACGCTCGCGGGTACGCGATTACGAAGACCGTCTCTTTTGAGGAGGCCACAAATTACAGCGTTCTCGAGTACACGATTTATGTCAAGACTTCTAAAAGATGTTCTTACGTCGCGAGCGCGAGCAGTTAG
- the LOC131005633 gene encoding dirigent protein 21-like → MEKLKTSLIFLTFSCIFISTPTAHADKQIPDNGTKNSWFENICKGRENIAKLHFYVQDVRSGPNTTAFNVASSAVASPGSLTRFAEVNVLDDKLTAAPELDSEEIGRVQGLTASADMRVRAISLSLNFVFTSGKYNGSTITIVGRNQLGDKQRELPVVGGTGIFRFARGYALTTTYLNDAVANRTVLEYSIYVTSTIG, encoded by the coding sequence aTGGAGAAGCTAAAAACATCTCTAATTTTCTTgacattttcatgcattttcaTATCCACCCCTACAGCACATGCTGACAAACAAATCCCCGACAACGGCACCAAAAATTCGTGGTTCGAAAACATCTGCAAAGGACGGGAAAACATTGCCAAACTCCATTTCTACGTTCAAGACGTACGAAGCGGTCCGAACACCACCGCGTTCAACGTCGCTAGCTCCGCGGTCGCCTCGCCCGGCTCTTTGACGAGGTTCGCCGAAGTCAACGTCTTGGACGACAAGCTGACGGCGGCGCCGGAGCTCGACTCCGAGGAAATCGGCAGAGTGCAGGGGCTCACGGCCTCCGCTGACATGCGGGTTAGGGCTATTTCCTTGTCCTTAAACTTCGTCTTCACGTCGGGGAAGTACAACGGCAGCACGATCACCATCGTCGGAAGGAACCAGCTCGGAGACAAACAACGTGAGCTGCCGGTGGTCGGTGGCACCGGCATTTTCCGATTTGCCCGTGGATACGCTCTCACCACCACTTATTTGAACGATGCGGTGGCCAATCGCACGGTGCTCGAATACTCGATTTACGTGACAAGCACGATCGGATGA